Proteins from a single region of Thermomicrobiales bacterium:
- a CDS encoding L,D-transpeptidase family protein → MPNFRGSTNRRFPVALLMLLIASLVLAACSSPDAELDQGAALPAETATAPPTATMPPATPTAEPTEEPTEPPAPTLEPTAEPTQEPTATPTEEPEPAPTEPPAETDVLLNGDPAWQDAIHTYDGARMGVVIPTELNIRSAPTTDAPILATTFARHTVTVYEMVTNPDDGGRWYRVGDGRYVSADYVAPFAAPPPDETFSGHWVDINLSSFYAIAYDGDRPIYSAIISAGRDDRTPLGTFNVFYRVEDETMDSATVGIPKGDPEYYYLEHVMYTQYFKEGGFALHSNYWTPPSQFGGFTSNGCISLLKGDAHWFWDFLSEGSTVHIHF, encoded by the coding sequence ATGCCCAATTTTCGCGGATCGACGAACCGTAGGTTCCCTGTCGCGCTGCTGATGCTGCTGATCGCATCGCTCGTCCTGGCAGCGTGCTCGTCGCCCGATGCCGAGCTTGATCAGGGCGCGGCGCTGCCAGCGGAGACGGCTACAGCACCGCCGACTGCGACGATGCCGCCGGCGACGCCGACGGCTGAGCCAACCGAGGAGCCAACCGAACCACCCGCGCCGACGCTTGAGCCGACAGCAGAGCCAACGCAGGAGCCGACGGCGACACCCACTGAAGAGCCGGAGCCCGCTCCGACTGAACCGCCTGCCGAAACCGACGTGCTGCTGAACGGCGATCCAGCCTGGCAGGACGCGATTCATACCTATGATGGCGCGCGGATGGGTGTTGTTATCCCGACCGAGCTGAATATCCGCTCTGCACCGACGACTGACGCGCCGATTCTGGCAACGACGTTCGCCCGGCACACGGTGACGGTGTACGAGATGGTGACGAACCCGGACGACGGCGGCCGCTGGTATCGGGTTGGCGATGGGCGCTATGTGTCAGCTGACTATGTCGCACCGTTCGCCGCGCCACCACCGGATGAGACGTTCTCTGGCCACTGGGTTGATATCAACCTGTCGAGCTTCTACGCCATCGCCTACGACGGCGATCGGCCGATCTACAGCGCGATCATCTCCGCCGGGCGCGATGATCGCACGCCGCTCGGGACCTTCAATGTCTTCTATCGTGTCGAGGACGAAACGATGGATTCGGCCACGGTTGGCATTCCCAAGGGTGACCCGGAGTACTACTACCTTGAGCATGTCATGTACACGCAGTACTTCAAGGAGGGTGGGTTTGCTCTGCACAGCAACTACTGGACGCCACCGTCGCAGTTTGGCGGCTTCACCAGCAACGGCTGCATTAGCCTGCTCAAAGGCGACGCCCACTGGTTCTGGGACTTCCTCAGCGAGGGTTCGACCGTTCACATCCATTTCTGA
- a CDS encoding Crp/Fnr family transcriptional regulator, which produces MTARRRVPAVGREVGPESCSIEHRHEILHGLPFFAHLSSEALAEINQQFHATGYAAGETVYFSGDPAERLFVVAHGEVKLLRHSAGGQDVLLDILGEGEMFGTLTVLGDRSYPDTAVAQTPCCVLGISAADFQTILARVPEVALAVLGLVAERLQNAHDTISQISATPVESRVAAALLKLAEKLGVQDERGVLINTRLSRQDLAAMTGTTTETASRIMSQFRRDGLIESGREWIIVTNAAQLEQIASEA; this is translated from the coding sequence ATGACCGCACGACGCCGAGTGCCGGCGGTCGGACGCGAAGTCGGCCCGGAAAGCTGCTCAATCGAGCATCGGCATGAGATCCTGCACGGGCTGCCGTTCTTCGCACATCTGTCATCGGAAGCGCTGGCCGAGATCAACCAGCAATTTCACGCGACGGGGTATGCAGCCGGTGAGACGGTCTATTTCAGCGGCGACCCGGCCGAGCGGCTCTTTGTCGTCGCCCACGGCGAGGTGAAGCTCCTGCGTCATAGCGCCGGCGGTCAGGACGTGCTGCTCGATATTCTCGGCGAGGGTGAGATGTTCGGCACCCTTACCGTGCTCGGAGATCGCAGCTACCCGGATACAGCCGTGGCGCAGACGCCGTGCTGCGTCCTGGGGATCAGCGCGGCTGACTTCCAAACCATCCTCGCGCGGGTGCCGGAGGTCGCGCTGGCGGTCCTCGGGCTGGTCGCTGAGCGACTCCAGAACGCCCACGACACGATCTCACAGATCAGCGCCACGCCAGTAGAGTCTCGCGTTGCCGCCGCGCTGCTCAAGCTGGCCGAGAAGCTCGGTGTTCAGGACGAGCGCGGAGTGCTGATCAACACGCGCCTGTCGCGGCAGGATCTTGCCGCGATGACCGGCACGACTACCGAAACGGCCAGCCGCATCATGAGCCAGTTCCGCCGCGATGGTCTCATTGAGAGCGGGCGGGAGTGGATCATCGTGACGAACGCGGCGCAGCTTGAGCAGATCGCCAGCGAGGCGTAA
- a CDS encoding cation transporter gives MKTTTKTILRSDNLTCPSCVPKIEKALSAKPGVTSAKVRFASGKIEVQHDPQQTSGDELVQAVQAVGYKARVSPV, from the coding sequence GTGAAGACGACAACAAAGACCATCCTGCGTAGCGACAACCTGACCTGCCCGTCGTGCGTGCCGAAGATCGAGAAGGCGCTGAGCGCCAAGCCCGGCGTGACGAGCGCCAAGGTGCGCTTCGCCAGCGGCAAGATCGAGGTTCAGCACGATCCGCAGCAGACGTCCGGCGACGAGCTGGTCCAGGCCGTCCAGGCAGTTGGTTACAAGGCGCGTGTCTCGCCAGTCTGA